TCATGCAACAGTAGATTTATAAATTTCTATATCCTTCCTTTTTCATTCCATAGGATATTTCAATCTGTCGAACAGTCACACCTTCGGCTGCTATGGGTATTATATCACCTCGAGATTTTGTTGATGTTATTTCCGTTAAACGCTATGAGGATGGCACAGTTTCATCAAATGGTACGCATGGCCTTTACTCCTTTAATTGGATCTGAATCTGACACTGAATAGAATCACAGGGTCATTATAAATTAGCATTAGACGACTATCTTAATAATGCTTTTATTGATATTGTCATCGATTTATAGCTACCAATGTAAGCCATCCAAACTGTCCTCCTCAACCTGGCTATGTCAGAGGCTTCAACCATCCATGTGGCTGTTTTTGTGTTCCTGTTCCTGGGTGAGTTTCTCACGTCTTTGGTTGATGTAATTCAATCATCAGACAGCAGATGGTggcaaaaaattacattttagatgcATGCGCTGGTTCATGAGTGGcataaaatgtttacttttttcctctctctctctgtagggaACCAGGCAAAACGCAGCTGTTCAGCTTTTTCCAGACTGATCTTGGAGGTCTGCTTCCTCGTTCGGTTGTCGATTCATTTTTCCCCAGTAGTATGGTGGAGTTTTACAGCAACCTGACCAAAGCCGTAAAATCGCTGAAATAGCACCAACGGCACTTTATAGATAATAACCCCCTTTAAACTTAAATTTGACCCTGAAGCACAAAACCAGTTTCTGTCGCTGGGATATacttttagcaatagccaaaaatacattgtatgggtcaaaattattgatttttcttttatgccaaaaatcattaggatattaagtaaagatcatgttccatgaagatattttgtacatttcctaccataaatatatcaaaacttaatttttgattagcaatatgcattgctaagaattaatttggacaaatttaaaggcgatttttctcagtattttgatttttttgcaccctcagattccagattttcaaatagttgtatctctgccaaatattacCCAAGCTTAATataccatacatcaatgaaagcttatttattcagctttcagatgatttataaatctcaatttaaaaaaaattgacacttaagactggttttgtggtccagggtcacaaatgtgaatatttaaaaaatttgacaCACTTAATTGCATTAAATGAAGCTTTAGTGGAAAGTGAGTTTACTGTACTTTTAGATTTATTCCTGATTCTTCCGATAGTAACACATGTCCAAACACACTTGCACATAGGCCGTTTTATACAGAGTTAAGAGTACTGGaacattttgtttgacattatTTCAGAAAATCTGATAACTTTTGcacaaaaaattatacatttatgcattttgcagaAACTCTTACAGGGTTTCTGCAGATCTTAGGCTTAATTCACTTTTACACAAATTAAGGTCTTAAAAAGGCCCTAAATAGGTGCAGAAAGCATATAAATTCATGATAAATTCAGtgttgcatgcactgcaaaaaatgaatattttcctCGTTATTTTTATCTTGATATTTTTACTGATCAAATATCTCAACATCCTTAAGATACAATTACTTGAGATGCAGAATTAATATATGAAGTCTAAAACTGAATTGAACGCCACAAAATTAATTGAGTTTATActtaaaaaaggaaatatttgtCAGAGGGGTCTGAAATTGatctatttttgttcaaatatatCCAAACCCCATTTGGATATATTTCTCAGAAACAGGTCACTTTGCTtcttgatttaaacattttttagaaGCTTGCACCACAGAGCAAGACAAAATAACTGAGGAATAGCATctctttttttgcagtgtaatcAGAAGCTACAGTGAAAGTTATTTCCATACTCTTGGTTGGGAACAAAAGTATTTAAGCCATAAGCTTTTTATTTGAGTCACAGAGCTCTTGATAGATATTTGAAGTATTTCTATATTTGAATAGAGATATTTTAGTGCATTTAAGGCTTTGGCAGATCAATGTTTACTGACAGACATATATCTTCAGACCAATTTGAAGAATTGCAATCGCTGCTGTTCTCGGTTAACACAGCTGAgtttatgtactgtatttttgagacTGACAAAAAAAGGCCAGAAAAATCATGATAGAATTATGATGAGGGATGTTAGATATAATGATAAAAGACTAGCAGGCTCAAGGTTTATCTGGTTAGCATGACCCCAGTGACCCCACTGGTGATTATTTAACCAGTATAAAGCTTTTTTCTCCACTGATGGCCAATCAAAAGTATCCTTGTGTTTGTTTATCCAAGTATCCTCATCCACTTAGTCCTGTGCCAGCCAGATGAGCAACTGCCATTAAGATGAATGAGAATTCTAATAGAACAGGGAGTTGAGTGGAATCCTGTGTGGAATCAGAGTCATTAAGAATGACCACATTTTTTTAGTTCCTGAGTATGAATTGAGTTCAAGAACAGGGTGCAGAATTTGAATAAGAATTTACTGTAATTTATGTAAGTTTAATTAAACAAGTGACTGAATGAAATGTAAAGAAATcatctgaaatatttaaaataatatataatatagtatattattattCTGTATTCTTGCTGAAGAGGAATGTAGGTAAACCAAATTATGGCTGGTAGCCATTTACTTCCatagtgtaaaaaaacaaacaaacaatggaagtaaatggctaccagcaactgtttggttcagactcatacaggtttggtgtGAAATCTCCCTTTAATTTTCCCAAATGCTCAAATTTTCCCAAAAGTCAAAATGATTGTGTTTGGCTAAAGAGTTCCTCTGTTGTTTGATTTGAATTTGAacatatttgaattttaaatcTCATTTCAAATTCTATTCTAATTTTGCATCCTGTGAGACGTGGCCAGTTCAATTTAAATTTACATGCATGGAATAAAAGGgagtgcatttttttaaaatgacagtTTTGCCCAAcctttttaaaacattcaaaaaatatggaaattatgatttttctttttcatagacATAGTAGAAATTAATCCTATTTTGGCCTTCTAATCGCACGTGGACAAAGGGACTGTTAATATATCACTAATATGACTGACCTCAGAGAGAacccagtgtgtgttgtgtgatttCTTGACCTCTGCAATTACTGTTTGCCCATTTGTGTCTAGCTGCATGATTGACCTCCTGACATGCGTCTCAACCAGTAGGTACTTAGTGTTTTTATGCTTGTATGCTGTTAGTGAAATTACTGTGAACGCATGCTCATGGCCTGAAAATGTGTGCttttttatactgtaaatgagCAGTGTGCTCTAGTGCATTTCAGGCTTATTTTGGGAGTCTAGATTTTACATCCGTTTTTGCAAGAAATGTGTGCTTGACTTTAGTAGTATTGTGCAAAGTTCTCTGTATGTTTTAATAACACACTCATTTACATTCCGAAAGCAGTTTGTCAGTTCTGTCAAGTGAGAGTTTTTGATTATTCCAGATTTTACATTTtcttgaagtcaacatgaaatgtcaCTCGCAAGTCATTTTACTTCTGTAAACATatgtatttaaaagaaaacatttgccGGTACTTGGTTTTATCCTCCTGAAAGTGATTGGATCATGAAAAGTGGGCAGTACAAACGAGAATGGAGGCAGATGATTGGATGGGACAAGTCGGGTTCGTAACGGGCGAAGCAAGCCAGTATATTTTCACagtacattatttttaataac
The genomic region above belongs to Carassius carassius chromosome 3, fCarCar2.1, whole genome shotgun sequence and contains:
- the stard5 gene encoding stAR-related lipid transfer protein 5, which translates into the protein MDYIQMARSVEDRLLSYRKDESGWKTCKKNNDVVVCWRPSCEFAGYVYKGEGIVNGSPEKVWDCLKPEINGLRVKWDANIKKFELLEQVSSDISICRTVTPSAAMGIISPRDFVDVISVKRYEDGTVSSNATNVSHPNCPPQPGYVRGFNHPCGCFCVPVPGEPGKTQLFSFFQTDLGGLLPRSVVDSFFPSSMVEFYSNLTKAVKSLK